One Gemmatimonadota bacterium DNA window includes the following coding sequences:
- a CDS encoding ABC transporter ATP-binding protein yields the protein MPDMETILDVRNLKKHFPIRKGLWRRRRGDVRAVDGVDIQCGAGETLGLAGESGCGKTTLGRCVLKTIPPTDGDIFFGAERVNLSPLDRREMRPYLHRMQMVFQDPNSSLNPRMTVSDIVGEPLRVNGLARGTELEDRVAGLLADVGLNAADMRRYPHAFSGGQRQRIGIARALSLRPELIIADEPVSALDVSVQSQILNLLASLKDRMGLSYIFITHDLSVLQHISDRVAIMYLGRIVETGPAEQVYHHPLHPYTEALISAVPVADPAVQKKRTRIALTGDVPDPASPPKGCHFHPRCRHATDLCREAEPELKTYPGGVKAACHYSDTLSLQGI from the coding sequence ATGCCTGATATGGAAACCATACTCGACGTCCGGAACCTGAAGAAGCATTTCCCGATCCGAAAAGGACTCTGGCGGCGCAGGCGGGGCGACGTCCGGGCGGTGGACGGCGTGGATATCCAGTGCGGCGCCGGCGAGACCCTCGGCCTGGCGGGCGAGAGCGGCTGCGGCAAGACCACGCTGGGACGGTGCGTGCTGAAGACGATCCCGCCGACGGACGGCGATATCTTCTTCGGCGCGGAGCGGGTGAACCTCAGTCCCCTGGACCGGCGCGAAATGCGTCCTTACCTGCACCGCATGCAGATGGTGTTCCAGGATCCGAACTCGTCCCTCAACCCCCGGATGACGGTGAGCGACATCGTGGGCGAACCGCTCCGGGTGAACGGGCTGGCCCGCGGGACCGAACTGGAGGACCGCGTGGCCGGCCTGCTGGCCGACGTGGGGCTGAACGCGGCAGACATGCGCCGCTATCCCCATGCCTTCAGCGGGGGCCAGCGCCAGCGCATCGGCATCGCACGGGCGCTGTCCCTCCGGCCCGAGCTGATCATCGCGGACGAGCCCGTGTCGGCCCTGGACGTATCCGTGCAGTCCCAGATCCTGAACCTGCTGGCCTCGCTCAAGGATCGCATGGGCCTGTCCTATATCTTCATCACCCACGACCTGAGCGTGCTGCAGCACATCAGCGACCGGGTGGCGATCATGTACCTCGGCCGGATCGTGGAAACGGGTCCTGCCGAGCAGGTCTACCACCATCCGCTGCACCCCTACACGGAGGCCCTGATCTCCGCCGTCCCGGTGGCCGATCCCGCGGTACAGAAGAAACGGACGCGCATCGCCCTGACCGGCGACGTGCCCGATCCCGCGTCGCCGCCGAAGGGTTGTCATTTTCATCCTCGGTGCCGGCATGCTACGGACCTGTGCCGGGAAGCGGAACCGGAACTCAAGACCTATCCCGGAGGCGTCAAGGCGGCGTGCCACTACAGCGACACGTTGTCTCTCCAGGGTATTTGA
- a CDS encoding aminotransferase class I/II-fold pyridoxal phosphate-dependent enzyme — MHASETAMKAWSRRGFMKGALAAGTAGIALSMSDRMAMATQLITGGRPSIEAIRGVGVQPGLVRMSLNENPLGPSPRAIEAMANRMFGVNRYGTDLSDLMQALSTFDGVELPEPDNSMRRSFFRPPPGPFMLTPGSSLILDLLCLAYLSRNGGEVIEAEYGYGSISRSASDYNDMFGVDVNIIRAPMTPEYKHDLDGMAALASDRTSLVVITNPNNPTGTLLQPDEIEAFINKLPATAIVVIDEAYLHFVEQDPIPSAVPLAVKYDNVAVVRTFSKAFALAAVRLGYCVASQKIQDELRKYYQESPNALATVAGAAAVRDLEHLQKSREAVWDFKKRCYATFDEMGIEYLPSQGTFVMADLKRPAMQVVREMRARNVWISSRRQREFRTWIRVSAGTEAETEVFLQTLKDVLAKSS, encoded by the coding sequence ATGCACGCGTCAGAGACGGCCATGAAAGCCTGGTCTCGCCGGGGCTTCATGAAAGGCGCTTTGGCGGCCGGAACGGCCGGCATCGCCCTGTCCATGTCGGACCGAATGGCCATGGCCACGCAGTTGATCACGGGCGGAAGGCCCAGCATCGAAGCCATCAGGGGTGTGGGTGTGCAGCCGGGTCTCGTACGCATGAGCCTGAATGAGAACCCGTTGGGACCGTCGCCCCGGGCCATCGAGGCCATGGCGAACCGGATGTTCGGCGTCAACCGCTACGGTACGGACCTGAGCGATCTGATGCAGGCCCTGTCGACCTTCGACGGAGTGGAACTGCCCGAGCCGGACAATTCCATGCGGCGCTCGTTTTTCAGGCCGCCTCCCGGTCCCTTCATGTTGACTCCGGGATCCAGTCTCATCCTGGACCTGCTCTGCCTGGCCTATCTCAGTCGCAACGGCGGCGAAGTCATCGAAGCGGAATATGGATACGGGTCCATTTCCCGTTCCGCCAGTGATTACAACGACATGTTCGGCGTCGACGTCAACATCATCCGTGCGCCGATGACGCCGGAATACAAGCACGACCTCGATGGAATGGCCGCCCTGGCCTCCGACAGGACGTCGCTGGTCGTCATCACCAATCCGAACAACCCCACGGGAACGCTGCTGCAACCCGACGAAATCGAAGCCTTCATCAACAAGCTACCGGCTACCGCCATCGTGGTCATCGACGAGGCTTACTTGCACTTCGTGGAGCAGGATCCGATTCCCTCGGCGGTACCGCTGGCGGTCAAGTACGACAACGTAGCCGTGGTAAGGACCTTTTCTAAGGCCTTTGCGCTGGCGGCCGTGAGGCTGGGGTACTGCGTCGCCTCGCAGAAGATCCAGGATGAATTGCGGAAGTACTACCAGGAGTCGCCGAACGCCCTGGCCACCGTGGCCGGCGCCGCCGCGGTACGCGACCTGGAGCACCTGCAGAAGTCTCGCGAGGCGGTCTGGGATTTCAAGAAGCGGTGTTACGCCACTTTCGACGAGATGGGGATCGAATACCTGCCGTCCCAGGGCACCTTCGTGATGGCCGATCTGAAGCGCCCGGCCATGCAGGTGGTCCGGGAAATGCGCGCGAGAAACGTCTGGATCAGTTCCCGGCGGCAACGGGAGTTCCGTACCTGGATCAGAGTCTCCGCGGGTACGGAAGCCGAGACCGAGGTCTTCCTCCAGACCCTCAAGGACGTGCTGGCCAAGTCCAGCTAA
- a CDS encoding ABC transporter ATP-binding protein codes for MQDLLLDVSHLSAVIPTDDGPVRAVRDVSFRIRRGRTLGVVGESGCGKSMMGLSLMRLVPKPGYVEGKITYHERGNGATVDIHELEPGGDAMRRIRGRRISMIFQEPMTALNPVYTVGSQIGEALRLHHGMDRQAARARAVEALSEVGIPGPLQRVDEYPHELSGGMRQRAMIAMALSCGPELLIADEPTTALDVTIQAQILDLLKELKDNLNMAIVMITHDLGVIADMADEIMIMYAGQVVETGSPERIFYQPAHPYTWGLLESAPRINREKSTKLSTIPGTVPSPLNLPEGCAFAPRCRYATEQCTSMPPVEETEPGHSVRCWHADQVALDS; via the coding sequence ATGCAAGACCTTCTCCTTGATGTTTCACACCTATCAGCCGTGATCCCCACAGACGACGGTCCCGTCCGGGCCGTGCGTGACGTCTCGTTCCGGATCAGGCGGGGCAGAACCCTTGGCGTGGTGGGTGAAAGCGGGTGCGGAAAAAGCATGATGGGCCTCTCCCTCATGCGGCTGGTTCCGAAACCCGGGTACGTGGAAGGAAAGATCACCTATCATGAAAGGGGAAACGGGGCGACCGTCGACATACACGAACTCGAACCGGGGGGCGACGCCATGCGCCGGATCCGGGGCCGCAGGATCTCCATGATCTTCCAGGAGCCCATGACCGCCCTCAACCCTGTATACACCGTGGGCAGTCAGATCGGAGAGGCGCTGCGCCTGCACCACGGCATGGACCGCCAGGCCGCCCGTGCCCGCGCGGTGGAGGCCCTGTCCGAAGTCGGCATCCCCGGCCCCCTGCAACGGGTGGACGAGTATCCTCACGAGCTATCCGGCGGCATGCGGCAGCGCGCCATGATCGCCATGGCCCTGTCGTGCGGTCCCGAACTCCTGATCGCCGACGAGCCCACCACGGCGCTGGACGTGACCATCCAGGCGCAGATCCTCGATCTGCTCAAGGAACTGAAAGACAACCTGAACATGGCCATCGTGATGATCACCCACGACCTGGGCGTCATTGCCGACATGGCCGACGAAATCATGATCATGTACGCGGGGCAGGTCGTCGAAACCGGATCGCCGGAGCGTATTTTCTACCAACCCGCCCACCCCTACACCTGGGGGTTGCTCGAATCGGCGCCTCGGATCAACAGGGAGAAGTCGACGAAGCTGTCCACGATCCCGGGCACGGTACCGTCTCCGCTCAACCTGCCGGAGGGTTGCGCTTTCGCGCCCCGATGCCGTTATGCCACGGAGCAGTGCACCTCGATGCCCCCCGTGGAAGAAACCGAACCGGGACACAGCGTTCGCTGCTGGCACGCGGACCAGGTCGCGCTGGATTCCTGA
- a CDS encoding phosphotransferase, whose protein sequence is MALSRKSYRGALHVVERIGDTLRRPVNRWTPAVHGLLRYLENTGFKGVPRLLGVDHEYETLSWIEGEPGTRPWPEVLRTDSGLIQLAGFLKSYHVVIKDYIPTDETGWCVPDLRWQPGLIVRHGDLGPWNTIWLDDVLRGVIDWDLAEPGETITDVAQIAWHLVPLRGDDFWPKAGFEESPELRKRLHVLCEAYGEFSPDGVIHALHDLQETEISRISTLGRSGVEPWSTYFRRGDLEVMSRERDWLRAEYRNLV, encoded by the coding sequence ATGGCTTTATCCAGGAAATCATATCGCGGGGCCTTGCACGTCGTCGAACGCATCGGCGATACGCTACGCCGTCCCGTCAATCGATGGACACCCGCGGTACACGGCCTGCTGAGGTATCTTGAAAATACAGGTTTTAAGGGCGTTCCCCGATTGCTCGGGGTAGACCACGAATATGAAACTCTCTCCTGGATTGAAGGGGAACCCGGAACCAGGCCGTGGCCGGAAGTACTGCGGACGGACAGCGGCCTGATTCAGTTAGCTGGATTCCTGAAATCCTACCATGTTGTAATAAAGGATTACATCCCTACAGACGAAACGGGATGGTGTGTTCCGGATCTGCGATGGCAACCCGGGTTAATCGTACGACACGGTGATCTTGGGCCCTGGAATACCATCTGGTTGGATGACGTGCTGCGAGGAGTTATCGATTGGGATTTAGCCGAACCTGGCGAGACGATTACGGATGTCGCACAGATCGCCTGGCATCTTGTTCCACTGCGTGGCGACGATTTCTGGCCGAAAGCCGGTTTCGAGGAATCGCCTGAATTACGGAAACGACTGCATGTGTTGTGCGAGGCTTACGGTGAGTTCAGCCCGGATGGCGTGATTCATGCCCTCCACGACCTCCAGGAAACGGAGATTTCAAGGATATCGACGTTGGGGAGATCAGGCGTCGAACCCTGGAGTACCTATTTTCGTCGGGGAGACCTGGAAGTTATGTCGCGAGAAAGAGACTGGTTGAGGGCGGAGTACCGAAACCTGGTATAG